CGAGCTCGCGGCTGCGAAGTAAGGAAGAGGGACAGATACAGCCATGGCTATCTTCCTCAACAAGGACAGCAAGGTCATCGTCCAGGGCATGACCGGTGCCACGGGCATGAAGCACACCAAGCTCATGCTGGCCGACGGCACGAACATCGTCGGTGGCGTGAACCCGCGCAAGGCGGGCACGTCCGTCGACATCGACGGCAACGAGATCCCGGTCTTCGGCACGGTCGCCGAGGCGATCGAGAAGACGGGCGCCAACGTGTCCGTCCTCTTCGTGCCGCCGGCCTTCGCGAAGGCCGCCGTGGTCGAGGCGATCGACGCCGAGATCCCGCTCGCGGTCGTCATCACCGAGGGCATCGCGGTCCACGACTCGGCCGCGTTCTACGCGTACGCCGTGTCGCAGGGCAACAAGACCCGGATCATCGGCCCGAACTGCCCCGGTCTCATCACCCCGGGCCAGTCCAACGCCGGCATCATCCCGGGCGACATCACCAAGCCGGGCCGCATCGGCCTGGTCTCGAAGTCCGGCACGCTGACGTACCAGATGATGTACGAGCTGCGTGACATCGGCTTCTCGTCCGCCGTCGGCATCGGTGGCGACCCGATCATCGGGACGACGCACATCGACGCGCTCGCCGCGTTCGAGGCCGACCCCGACACCGACCTGATCGTGATGATCGGTGAGATCGGCGGCGACGCCGAGGAGCGTGCGGCCGCGTTCATCGCGGAGAACGTGAAGAAGCCGGTCGTCGGCTACGTCGCGGGCTTCACCGCGCCCGAGGGCAAGACCATGGGCCACGCCGGTGCCATCGTCTCCGGTTCCTCCGGCACGGCCGCCGCGAAGAAGGAGGCCCTCGAGGCCGCCGGCGTCAAGGTCGGCAAGACGCCCACCGAGACGGCGAAGCTGGCGCGGGAGATCCTGGCCGGCTGAACAGGTCTTCAGCTGCACGTTTGATGGGCTCGCTCCGTGGGTTGGAGCGGGCCCATCGGCGCGTCTCGCGGCCGAGCCGCTGATGTCACAGCCCCGCGTCCTTGAGTGAGTGCGGTCAACGACCGACCGGTACCAGCCTCTCCGGACCGCCCGCCGTCTCCTCCCGCAGCTTCTCCCGCAGTTCCGCCTCCGCCTCCGACAGCGCGCCCTGCGCCACCCTCGCCGGCACCCCCTGCACTTCCGCTCCCGGCGCGATCGGCGGCTCGTAATGCGTCGGAGCCGTCCGCACCGTGAGCGCCGTCGTGCCGATCAGCGCGACCGTGAACGCGATCGCGGCCCTGGTCCAGAAGCGTGCCCGGCGCTCACTCCCGGTCCGCACCGCAGGCGGCTGCGCGGCACGCAACCGCTCCCTGGAGGCCAGCGAGACCAGGCAGTCGTGCAGGTCGGACGGGTCGGCCAGGTGGGGAAGCCGTGCCGCGATCGCCGCGCGCGCGTTCATCAGCCGGTTCGCCGTCGCCGGGGTGCTCGCCTCCGTCTCCGCCGCCGTCTCCGGAAGATCGAGGCCTACGCCGTCGTACAGCAGGAGGGTGCGCCGCTGTGACGGCGGGAGTTCCATGAGTACGGCCATCAGCGCGCGGTCGGACGGGTCGGCGACGGGTTCCTCGGGGCTGCGGTGGCGGGGGCGGAAGCGGTGCCAGGGAGAGAGGGCGTACTCGTACGTCATGATCCGTACCCAGCCCGCCGGGTCCCGGTCCACCGCCACCTCGGGCCAGCGCTGCCAGGCGAGTTGGAAGGCCCGCTCGACCGACTCGCGGGCGAGCTCACCTCGGCCGGTGAGCAGGTAAGCCTGCCGGACGAGCGCGGGGGCGCAGAACGCGTACAGCGCGTCGAAGGCCTGAGCGGGCGTCAGGGGGGTGGCAGGGAGCTCCTCGTGCTCCTGCTGAGGAACCGTCACAAGGCGCCCCTTCGTACGAAAAAGTACATAGATGTATATTGAGCGACACATCGGAGGTTCGCCTGTTACGACGGGAAAGCGCGTGTCGTTGGGAGCATGGCGGTCGTGATCCAGATGACCGCTCGCCGAACCTCGTTGCCGCCCCTGCTCGCCCGCTTGCGTGACCGAACGCCCGGTTTGGCCGCCGGCCTCCTGGGTGGGGCGGTGGCCGCCGGACTGGGGCTCGGTTCGTTCGCCGTGCTCGTGATCATGCTGTGGATCAGCTCGCCGTATCCCGACAGCGGTCCCGGTGGCGCGCTGCACGTGGCCGCGGCACTGTGGCTGCTCGCGCACGGGGTCGAGCTGGTCCGGACGGACACGCTCACCGGAGTTCCGGCGCCCGTGGGCGTCACCCCGTTGCTGCTGCCCGCGCTGCCGTTGTGGCTGGTGCACCGGGCGGCGCGGGACGCGGCCTCGGAGGACGAGGAGTCGCCGGCGGCCTCCGGGCGGACCGCGTGGGCGGGGATCGTGCTCGGGTACCTCCCGGTCGCCGCGGCCGCCGCACTCTACGCGTCCGGCGGGGCACTGCGGCCCTCCTGGGTGTGGACCTGCGTGTGCCTGCCGGTCCTCGTCATGGGCGCGGCCGGTGTGGGGGTGTGGACGGCGTACGGCCGCCCCTGCGACGCCGTGGACGTGTTGCCCCCGGGGATGCGGCGGCTTGTCCTCGGGGCGGACGCCCGGGCCCGGCTCTCCGTGGCGGCGCGAGCCGCGGGGGCCGGGATCTCCGTGCTCGTCGGGGGCGGGGCGGTGCTGCTGGGGGTGTCGCTGGTGGCGCACGGCGCGGCGACGCGCGGCTCCTTTCTGCACCTGACGGAGGGCTGGTCGGGACGGTTCGCCGTTCTCCTGCTGTGTCTGGCGCTGGTGCCGAATGCCGCCGTGTGGGCGGTGGGGTACGCCGTCGGACCCGGGTT
This portion of the Streptomyces canus genome encodes:
- the sucD gene encoding succinate--CoA ligase subunit alpha produces the protein MAIFLNKDSKVIVQGMTGATGMKHTKLMLADGTNIVGGVNPRKAGTSVDIDGNEIPVFGTVAEAIEKTGANVSVLFVPPAFAKAAVVEAIDAEIPLAVVITEGIAVHDSAAFYAYAVSQGNKTRIIGPNCPGLITPGQSNAGIIPGDITKPGRIGLVSKSGTLTYQMMYELRDIGFSSAVGIGGDPIIGTTHIDALAAFEADPDTDLIVMIGEIGGDAEERAAAFIAENVKKPVVGYVAGFTAPEGKTMGHAGAIVSGSSGTAAAKKEALEAAGVKVGKTPTETAKLAREILAG
- a CDS encoding sigma factor-like helix-turn-helix DNA-binding protein, whose translation is MCRSIYIYVLFRTKGRLVTVPQQEHEELPATPLTPAQAFDALYAFCAPALVRQAYLLTGRGELARESVERAFQLAWQRWPEVAVDRDPAGWVRIMTYEYALSPWHRFRPRHRSPEEPVADPSDRALMAVLMELPPSQRRTLLLYDGVGLDLPETAAETEASTPATANRLMNARAAIAARLPHLADPSDLHDCLVSLASRERLRAAQPPAVRTGSERRARFWTRAAIAFTVALIGTTALTVRTAPTHYEPPIAPGAEVQGVPARVAQGALSEAEAELREKLREETAGGPERLVPVGR
- a CDS encoding cell division protein PerM, which codes for MAVVIQMTARRTSLPPLLARLRDRTPGLAAGLLGGAVAAGLGLGSFAVLVIMLWISSPYPDSGPGGALHVAAALWLLAHGVELVRTDTLTGVPAPVGVTPLLLPALPLWLVHRAARDAASEDEESPAASGRTAWAGIVLGYLPVAAAAALYASGGALRPSWVWTCVCLPVLVMGAAGVGVWTAYGRPCDAVDVLPPGMRRLVLGADARARLSVAARAAGAGISVLVGGGAVLLGVSLVAHGAATRGSFLHLTEGWSGRFAVLLLCLALVPNAAVWAVGYAVGPGFLLGAGHVVGPLSSDPAPLLPPFPLLAAVPEAGLGGPAHWAAGAVPVVAGAVVGWFVGRAPAAGWSRGRTAGAVCWAAVLCAGTVAVLAVLAGGPLGVGTLARLGPVWWQVGGAVGGWIAGVGLPVALAVRAWRGRSRGGPRQWVPAPRLARRKAPGGAGTAPGTAPGTDVGVAPATAPATAPATAPGSGSVEASGPRDDPHDRDGTYARHDRNGAYARHDRDDTYEPYDFLPAAPQTEPVPSPTPWYDDTSRESRWAVLKEASTPPEESTEKPPPTD